CCTTCGGGAATGTCATTAACCATTCAGCAAGTGGTTCTAATCCCTTCTCTTTTGCAACAGTTGCCTTTGTTCGTCTCTTTTGTTTAAATGGGCGGTATAAATCCTCTACTTCTTGGAGCTTTTCCGCTTTCGTAACAGCTTTACTTAGCTCATCTGTTAGCTTGCCTTGCTCCTCGATAATCCGGAGAACTTCTTCTTTTCTTTGTTCAAGATTCTGTATGTATTGCCATCTTTCTAAAATGTCACGGATTTGAACCTCATCAAGCGCTCCTGTCATTTCCTTACGGTAACGTGCAATAAAAGGAACTGTGTTTCCTTCCTCTAGTAATGAAATGACACTCTTTACTTGTTTATAAGAAACCGCTTGTTCATAAGCGATTTTTGCTAGTAACTGATCCTCTTTTACAACCGTATCATTCACAAAACAATCCTCCAATTTTGTATTGATCTAGTATATGTACCTTTACTCCCTTACATATTGTACCAAATTATGGTTGGTACATAAAAAGAAAAGCAAGCTGGCAGCGCTTGCTTTAGGCAGAATTATAGTTTGAGGTCAGGATATGTATGAAAAAACGCTCTTTTAGTAAAGAGCGTGCTGTAGAACTAAAATTCGATGAGACCTAAGCTTACCTGCAAGGCTTCATCCACTTTCTCCATCATTTCGTCATCGAGATGGGTAATTTTATCGGTTAACCGCTGCTTATCAATTGTACGAATCTGCTCTAACAGAATGACCGAATCTCGTTCAAATCCGTAGCGCTTCGCATCAATTTCTACATGAGTAGGAAGCTTAGCTTTTTGAATTTGAGCTGTAATCGCTGCAACAATCACTGTGGGACTAAACCGATTCCCGATGTCGTTTTGGATGACAAGTACTGGTCGGACGCCGCCTTGTTCAGAACCAACAACTGGGGATAGGTCCGCGAAATAAACGTCACCACGCTTGACAATCAAAGGATTATCCTCCGCTTACAAGACGTTCAACTGTGTGTTCTGCCTCATATTCTGCTTGAAATGCTTCTGATGCAATTCTTAGATTAATTTTAGCCATTTCCATGTATCCACGTCTCATTGACTCGCGAATTTGTCTCTTTTTACGTTCGCGTAGATACATTTTTGTTGCCTGGTAGATAAACTCGCTTCGGTTCACATTTTCTTGCTTAACGAAACCATCTAATTCCGTTAAAAGATGTTGCGGTAATTTCACCAAGATTTCCGTAGTTGCGCCGGATTCAGACACAAACATACACCTCCACCATCACTACACACCAATATAATTTATCTGTACCATATTTAATAATAACACTAATCAAGCTTTATTCATAGACTAAATATAATTCTACTGTATTATAAGCCAATAAAAGATGCTTTTATGCACAAATTACCGCAATAACATAAATATGTTTGAATTTCTTTATTTAGGCCTGATAATTGTTCAACAAATCGTTTTTTAAATCGACAACTTTGCCGTTCTTTTTATATAGACGAGGAACACGATTGGCGATGATACACGGCACCTCATAATTGATGGTCTCTAGTTTTTTAGCGACCTCATTCACTGAAATGAATTGATTTTCCTGTGTCCCAATTAGAGTAACCGTTGTTCCAATCGGTAGATACCGCGGGAGGCGGATCATGCATTGATCCATACAAATTCTGCCGACAATTGGCGAACGTTCTCCAGCTACCAGCACTTCCTGCCCTTGAAGCCTACGAATCCACCCATCCGCGTAACCAATAGGAATCGTACCAATCCACTCTTCCTCTTCGCTTTCGTAGGTGGCTCCGTAACTCACTTTGTCACCTTTCTCGAGCTTCTTCACATGTACAAGCCTTGAATTTAGAGAAAAGGCTTCTTTTAATGTAAAAGGAATTTCCTGTTCCATTTCGAGTGATGGGGTCAGGCCATACATGGCAATTCCAATTCGAACGGCATTAAAGTATGCTTTCGGAAAACGCAAAGCTGCAGCACTGTTACTTGAGTGGATGTATTTTGGGCGATTTGGCAATGCCGCGATCATTTTTTCAAATATCTCCAGCTGCTGTTGAAAATAGGTTTGGTCCAGTTCATCTGCCGTCGCAAAATGAGTGTACACGCCTTCGAACTGGAAGCGTTCGTCCTCTGCAATCAGTTGATGAATGGAAATCAGTTCCTCTGCATTTCGGATACCAATTCTCCCCATTCCTGTATCCAATTTAATATGGACCGAAATGGATTGATTGCCTTCCAGATGTTTCCGTGCTTCTTGTACCCATTCTTTTTGAAAGACAGTTAGGGTAATCGCAAATTTTGCTGCTACTTCTACATCTTCTGGCCGTGATGCTCCTAAAACAAGAATAGGAGCCTTGATCCCTTTATTCCTTAAGGCAATAGCTTCATCCATAAAGGCTACAGCTAAATAGGACGCACCAGCCTCTAGCGCAGTTTGTGCTACCTGTACATCACCATGACCATAGGCATTCGCTTTAACCACCGCGATGATCGTCACATCTTGTGGCAAATGACTTCTAACAGATTTAACATTTTCTGCGATGTAATCCAAGTCCACTTCAGCCCATGTATCTCGATAGAAATATCCTTGCTCTTCCATACTTCCACTTCCTATTTGAAATTCACATATTCCATTATTTTATCACAAAACATATCATACTACTTTTTAACGATGCAATATAACAACTAGTACAAAAAGAAAAACAGACCCAAAAATGAGCCTGTTTTCTTGCCTTACTTATTTTACCGCATCACCTTGAACGGATTTTGCCACCTCGATCATTTCATCCTTCGTTAGGTTTTTCGATGCAAT
The window above is part of the Bacillus sp. SORGH_AS_0510 genome. Proteins encoded here:
- the ndoA gene encoding type II toxin-antitoxin system endoribonuclease NdoA, with amino-acid sequence MIVKRGDVYFADLSPVVGSEQGGVRPVLVIQNDIGNRFSPTVIVAAITAQIQKAKLPTHVEIDAKRYGFERDSVILLEQIRTIDKQRLTDKITHLDDEMMEKVDEALQVSLGLIEF
- a CDS encoding CopG family ribbon-helix-helix protein, encoding MSESGATTEILVKLPQHLLTELDGFVKQENVNRSEFIYQATKMYLRERKKRQIRESMRRGYMEMAKINLRIASEAFQAEYEAEHTVERLVSGG
- the alr gene encoding alanine racemase; amino-acid sequence: MEEQGYFYRDTWAEVDLDYIAENVKSVRSHLPQDVTIIAVVKANAYGHGDVQVAQTALEAGASYLAVAFMDEAIALRNKGIKAPILVLGASRPEDVEVAAKFAITLTVFQKEWVQEARKHLEGNQSISVHIKLDTGMGRIGIRNAEELISIHQLIAEDERFQFEGVYTHFATADELDQTYFQQQLEIFEKMIAALPNRPKYIHSSNSAAALRFPKAYFNAVRIGIAMYGLTPSLEMEQEIPFTLKEAFSLNSRLVHVKKLEKGDKVSYGATYESEEEEWIGTIPIGYADGWIRRLQGQEVLVAGERSPIVGRICMDQCMIRLPRYLPIGTTVTLIGTQENQFISVNEVAKKLETINYEVPCIIANRVPRLYKKNGKVVDLKNDLLNNYQA